In the Necator americanus strain Aroian chromosome X, whole genome shotgun sequence genome, ttttctgaatacagaccaggacctccggctcggtcggtggctcctcgttaaccgcatatgtcggtctatgaacgtgttcgagttcaggagctgacggtgctagccggttcagcaaggtcttgaagtgttccttccaaattggaaaggttgcttcaccgacagctaccccattagcagtgttgaggacatgggaacatcttttcattttgccgctatactgttttagtagagcgtaggctttccgcgggttcctgtcctcccacgccttctcaaactccatcgctcttgacgtccactcgttatcgcggtcttgttgcagttgacgacgcagcttccttctaagacgttttttctggttgaagtcaccagcgctgcgcgcgacacatacagaattgtatgtggattttgtttccgcagatgcaaaggcaaacttcttccgcggcaatagaaccgggagcgtttcccttgcagcgtcctggatgctttttgtgaaggaatccgcatcgctaaacTTCTTCCTGGtgcgtactccaacatgaatagacacacgttggcggaattttcttctgcattcatcgtctttcagacctgccatgtcgattttcggttgaggagaaactcctcggtttctcttgtggaaccgtatcttgaagctgagaagaactggacggtggtcagagtcgaacgcaacgtcccaaacagctctagattttcggatatctgactgaggaatgttcctcgccagaacgtagtcgagctgaagtttaagagtcctcatcttccgcttgcgctgctcttcaggcgttaaaagggttgacccctgccacgtgagctgatggcgtcgatgattcctcttaaacgtggaagcgatgatgaggcccgtctgttcgcacaagtcgacaagacggtcaccgttgtccgacgtgcgctccgttgcatagtaccattttcctagcacatcggattgctgttcgagtcccatctttgcatttgtgccgattccgacaatgaccacctgctggcttggtattttagacatcaacgcattgagttcatcatagaaggcgtccttactgttgtcctcagcggtttccgtaggtgcgtgagcacttacgatccagagtttacgtcctccgcgatcccgcagtcgtaaaaaggcgaatctagacgacgttgagccaaattcctccaccaggttcttgtaatcgttcctcacagctattgcgcagccacctactttgttctcatcagcatcgccgcagtatgtggtgtaattttcgatgctgatgacgggccgatctctcatgcgtgtttcctagAGTGCAGCAAAGGACTGTCATAATAAGATGGATATTGGGAGTTATTTTAGATCCACGTCTGAAATCTACATATGAACGTTGCTTATTGATCTTCGCCACGTAAATCAGTACGTTACTGGTAACACTTTCGTGATGGACACTCAAGCCTGCTGTAGTTGCAAATTTGTACGTTGGGGTTTGATTAATTGGGCTCAGGGGTTTCTACGTACCTTCGGGATGGCATTTTGTCGGGCAGTTTGCACTTGATTCCCCTCActctagcttctgaagaagtcTTGAAGCAGTCTAGCTTGCCGAACTACTGCTTCGTAATGATTATAATAAGCACCTGTCCGTTTCTAAATTAGGAAAGTCAATTTACCATGACGAGAATctataaaaattgaatatggtaatttctgtttttttaatgttttaataGAGCTACTAAGTTGTATAAAATGGTTTACACAATCGTCAGATAAATGgagtaggaaaaaataattggaGTAGAATTAGAATGTGAGGTAGTTGAGGACTATCACAGTTGTTTAATCGTGCCATATAATAACGCGTTTAGTCCGTGTGtgcatgtatgtgtgtgtcacaAGAATAACTCATAAAGATGCAAAACTTTCCATCGGTTGGGACCGAACCAGCGCCATCCACCTATAGGCAGCATTCTGCCGCTTAACTACTGTCAAGAACCATGTGAGGTATGCGAGAAACCTGATAGGACGGGTTACTTTTAGTTAtgtgtttaaaaaatcacataaactTTTGTGAGTATGTTCATCTGCAAATCTACAAAGCAGTAAAAAGGATTAGTCCTCTGATTTCACAGactcattgaaatttttgtttggtgCATTTATAAATCACAAACTAATCGCATTCtctttcgaaatatttcttctgaagCTTTTCAAAGGTGGCGCAACTTTTTCTTgcggaactgaaaaaaaaaactaaaaagttcTGATTTATATTTCTTCTCTAGCAAGTATCGTTTACGACGACTTTCCCCATGTTTTACTGATGTAATATATTTACGAGTAACAATTAGGCCCTTAAATTTCGTTGCAGAGAAAACATGTTTAGAGCTTAACTTAActtacgcaaaaaaaaaattgaatacgAAAGCTTATGTTAAAAGTTATGCGTCTAAGCCACGCCATAGATTGAATccttgctttctttctttttcgaatcttATCATATTTTTCAGTATTTGTACAAAGAGTTCTTTCATATCATTTTCTGTCATGATTCATTCTATGTGCATTATGTTTGTTACCTCGGTGCGTGggtgtttttgttattttttcgttattaATTGCAAAGTTCCCAGTGCTCGCATTCTTTTATGttgttgtgaaaagaaaaattcgtagTTCAATGGCATAACAAActttcgttttatttcttcttgtgATGTCTAGGGTGAGATCCTGAACATGTTTCCGTCCGAAAAAGTGAGGTCAGGGTAGGACGGATCCCAGGACGTCTAATGAGCGCTGTGCTGTCGGAGACGCAGTGAGACGAGTTCCACGATGGTGGAGTTGTGCGTCAGCACCAGATGGCAGAAGGATATTTTGGCACGAGTCTCACAAGTCAGATTGTGCGCCCGCGATGGAATAAACCAAGATTGGTGAGACGAGTTCTTCAGCGTCAGGTAGATGCGCTTGCGCCTCCATCGCTCAGCTTCCTTGggctcagactggtatatcTGCGCTATGGAGCAGTAAAATTGGGTGGCACGCGTACGACGGCACAAATGAGGCGTGCTGGCACCAGAAGGCACTGGAACGGAGCATCTACGTGACTCCATGGAGTGGACTCCTTGACGTCACGTAGATGCTCCGGCACCAGAAAGTAGGAAGGGTGAGACGGATCCTACGCCGACATAGTGCTCCAACTACAGAAAACAGTACAATGAAGTGAGATGGGCTGCCTGCAGAGTGAATAGCCGAAATGTACTCCTCCGTATGACCAGTCTTCCATACGTTACACCCATCATGCTTCCTTTCTCAGATTTCTTTGGGAATTATATACACGCATCCAGACGTCCGCTTTAGTAGTAGCTAGCCGTTTACGTAGTCTAGCGTAGGATCCTTATCTTtgtctttatcagtatgatgatgaCTTTGCACGTTACTTAGTACTATGATGAGGGATGATGATGACGTTAATGTTATTTCATGTTGGCACATCATTCTAAGTTAATTGGTGGAGAAAAGGCTGGCAATATCTGAAACGTTAAATAATATGTTCAAATTAAAGCGGTAGCGTAGAAATATAGGTGTAAGTTCAAGTTTGGATATTCTTCAAGTGAAGTACTGAGCcctttaggaagaaaattattgaatcttccatcaatgcccaaattcacagaaaaagaacggaaaagaaaaattcaattctgttGCGAAAATTCACAGATGGTGCcactatttctaatttttattgatcagggAAGATCTTTTTAAGTGAGTCACCTCTAGATTCACAACTCAAAAATACCAACGTGTACAGCTTCCGCTGGTTCTCTGCCTCTGCCGATTGTTCTCCTGAATTTTTCCTCGAAGAGCGAGCATTACGCTTAAAGATTGGATAAGTCAGGATGTAGGCAATAGTGAACAGTTCTGTTCAAGCAGTTCTCAATAGATTACCTATTACCCTTACTTTACCCATGCGTTGGATTCGCATACTAGATTTGCTACTTATTCCTGCAGCTGTACCCTGGATATGGATTAGTTGACATCAGTCATGAATATAACGACAATTACCCACCAGAAGACGTCATCCGCGTCACGAGTTGTCAACTTTGCTCCCACCTTGAAGGCGTTGACAACGCCGGAAACGGCGCCATAGTCATACACCCCTCAACGCGTTAACCTCAGTACTCATGTACAACCTCTGCACTAGCTTCTCATTCGGTCCGGACTTTACAGACAATATGACTGGATCCTGAAAATTATCCTGGATAGGAAAAATCTGTTGAACACTAGGTATTGGTTACCATATTTTAACTAAATTTTTGTCCCCATCTAAAAATTTCAAGTACATATTTCAACAAAGGCATCACTGATGAATAGTACgcagaaaatgatgaaaaccCGCCGCCTTTTTGATGCGATTTTTtgctaataaaaaatatgagtttatgttgttgttcttcTGAAAATGTGAGTTTCATTCGCCCACTTGTCATTTCTTGTCCAATATTAAGTCACATTATCATAGCAAGTTGATTTGATTATCTCAAATGGATCAATTGATCTCGACTATATTtttcgttctgtttttttttctattacgtCCAATCAAAATTACTCTATCACGCGTTTTCTGTGTACTAATTAACAAGATGCAATTATTTATAGTGTACTGGAAGACTAACCGTCATAACTACCGTACATGAGTATAACTTCCTGATTATGGAAGAGATTGGAGAGCTAATCACTATTATTTAGTTTtctattgcaaaaaaagttgacgtatgtttttcaaaaaatgtcgttACTCCACGAGCTTTTCCGCACGAGTGACACCTCTGATTTATGTCACCGGAGctcatgttgatgttttcaaatttttgattcgTATATGTTGCCATATTAACTATAGAAATTCTgttaccagtttttttttagcgtggAAACGCAAACTAAACAAATGTCTTACGCTGAACACATGCAAAACACACCTTAGTATTGTTGgattcaagtttttcttcggTCAGTAGCAATGAGGCTTCCTGTCAACAACGCATAAATACATATGTTTACACGACATCTCATGTCCAacaaagattttcttctggaagagTCTCAAGTTTGATGGTTTCTCTCATAAGAATATTTACGCCTAGTGCTCCGTACGATGCGAGTAgagattttctgaagaaacatCACTTTTGTACTCTTTTCATCTATCTACAAATATTACTTTTCTGAACAATACTCGGATCATTAGATGCTTATTCAAAGTGAACGTTCGACTTCATTAACGGAGATTCAGACAAGATCTTCTCTTAAATTAAGCAACGATTTATAGACTTTACTTTCGTCGCTCAAACGCCCtggaaataaaagcaaatttcTGCGGGGGTAatgaattcaaattttaaagagGAGATCTCCAGTTATGTCTCATGGAATTtgtccactatttttttttgaaatatgctACGGTACTTTGAGAAAGCCGGCTACCCGTGGCCAATTTATCACCTGCATatccactttcaaaaaaaaaaaaccgaatttGAACGAGATTTGCTCAACAACCACCTCTTGTGAATACCCGTCTGCATTATCCTCTCTTAAAAGagcaaaaattcctttttttcacatttatttttaatctcCTAGGTTTTATTAACACTTGAAAGTTGCTTGCCTGCAATGTACTGAGTAGTATTGCAGAAGAAATTTGCTGTTCACCACgagaaaagcaggaaaaacaTTTCCTTTCAATAGAGCTGAATTGTTTCGTGGATTCTGATGATTGCGTCACTtgtagattttttcctttcttttttttgcgactttttttttcgtgagtGAGCGCTTGGACATTCTCTAGACTCCAATTCAACTCGTTTGGACTTGAAATGTTAccatttttccttcatttcaggAATTTCTAGAGTCTGTAATATTGCTGAACGTAGGTGAAGGAAAGTTGAACTGTACAAATCAGAAATTAGTGGAATTTACGGCAAAACAACTAAGCAAAACGCAAATCGTTTGTCCTTAAATCATTTCCAGAagtattcttttcattcatagAAGTACCAGATTTGAACACAATCgtaaaacttttttccttgagcTACATCAATGAAATCTCTGCACGTTCAacttaatataattttttttataaatctCTTATAAATTTAAAGTGTGAAGAGTTTGAAACAGTCAGTcgtttcctatttttatttttttgtagtcTGCTGAAATGCAATATTTCAACATGTTATCGCATAATGTTTTTAAATGAGAATATAAATTGTGTTACTAGTCATGCACTAACACAATCTGCCTTAGCTCTACCCTACCCTAGCTGGGACCATATATGTTTAGGGATTGTTTGATGAACGAGAAGCTAACGCcatattttaactttttaacACAGTACGTGCATTAAAGTTTGAATTCATCTACAATGAATTTCTGTAACGATCGCTAATAAACTGTTGCTTTTCTAATAATATTCACACTTAAAAACGTGTAAATAATAGTAACGTGtaaatccttttcaaatttttagaaaatatttcaaagtgttcagtccttgtttttttttattctactcATTTTTAACGTATTTTCTTTGCTAGTCAAACCTTATCAAACAATTAAACACAGTGATAGAATTCctgtttaattaattaatcaatttttaatttaactcATATTTGTGTGAAAGCGTTCAAAGATCTTCTTATCGCTTACAGTGCGTGCATCAGAGTTTGAATTCATCTACAATCACTCAAATTTTTCAGTACTATGATAATTCTTTAGCAAAGTCAAAATTTGTGGATAAACTCAAACATGGTAGGGTAGTCTTTCCTCGAATAACTGCAGAACTATGGTTTTTAATGGAATGATATACTCTTGGTCGACATCTTACAGCAAAAACTGCTTGTAATTTATGTGGATTTCGGAATAATTAAGGAGTAGGAAGAGAACTCAGTAGGCCCACCTTCCCCAAAGAATGATAGTTAACCATTGAATCAATGTTTATTTGTGTCTGAAATACTTCCAGCATTCGAATGTCTCCAATTTTCCCGTAATGAAAGGAAAGTTCCGGAATTCCTCTCGTTCGGAACAGGTTGTGTGCATAATGAAAGTCTCAAACATCACTATACAACGTTAAGCACttaaaatgtggaaaattaGTTGAACTAAGTATTTGGAAACGGTAATTCAATAATTCACAGACGTCAAGGTGCACTGTGTAAAAAATTGACGTCTAGGTTCTATtaataaaaagtgaatttgtTTGCTCTTTCTGCACAGCTCCGGAAACTAAATGGCATGCATTCGACGaaggacatttttttccttcctgcGGGAGGTCTCTAGAAGTACCACAGAAATTATGCCCAGCAGAAATTTCGAAACTACGTGAACTGTTCACGCCCTAAATATAAATCATTCAAAAGAATCGCTATGTCACTTTTCTCATGAAGCGTTTTTATAAGAATAAAACAGTAGCCTTCTtcatttaaacatttttttctcctattatTTCTCACTACAGTCAGTTGACATCCAGGTTTAAGTGTTAGGGAAGATCCTTCAAACAAATAGGTAAAGCGGTATTAGATAGTTAACTATATTATTACGATATTGAGGGAAAATTTGTGGACCCCATGAGTAGTAGGGTTCGGGAATCCTTCTTCAACACAAGCTAATTCAATGGATCTACAGAAATCCATCGTTTAACGTCTGCAGTGTTTACTGCTGAATGACCAGAGCGTTTTTACTAAATCCACTTCCAGTACAATCGTTTACTCCAAACGTGCAATGTCCGTACTCTCTAatgtgattccattcattctgACGATAACCTCTGCTCACAAAAACAGTAACGACAGTTTTTGGTCCTTTTGAAATCCCCTTAGCAAGTTTTCAACTATGTCTATTTCTTCTGCTTTAAGagctcaaaaagaaaacatcttgTCGAACCAATCGATAGGATCTCATCTAATCCAAGAAATTGGGCATGA is a window encoding:
- a CDS encoding hypothetical protein (NECATOR_CHRX.G26095.T1), whose translation is MRDRPVISIENYTTYCGDADENKVGGCAIAVRNDYKNLVEEFGSTSSRFAFLRLRDRGGRKLWIVSAHAPTETAEDNSKDAFYDELNALMSKIPSQQVVIVGIGTNAKMGLEQQSDVLGKWYYATERTSDNGDRLVDLCEQTGLIIASTFKRNHRRHQLTWQGSTLLTPEEQRKRKMRTLKLQLDYVLARNIPQSDIRKSRAVWDVAFDSDHRPVLLSFKIRFHKRNRGVSPQPKIDMAGLKDDECRRKFRQRVSIHVGVRTRKKFSDADSFTKSIQDAARETLPVLLPRKKFAFASAETKSTYNSVCVARSAGDFNQKKRLRRKLRRQLQQDRDNEWTSRAMEFEKAWEDRNPRKAYALLKQYSGKMKRCSHVLNTANGVAVGEATFPIWKEHFKTLLNRLAPSAPELEHVHRPTYAVNEEPPTEPEVLVCIQKMKNGKSGGDDGISAEMLKYLPPSGIREMTKIIRSIWISERIPDSWRHAIIIPLHKKLSVTDPRNYRGISLLRVMYKALERIVLDRLIKHREETTRDEQAGFRPGRSTIDQVFIVRRVIEIWQRYSKPMQLAFLDFEAAFDSLHRGRLLNALRADGVPGKFVRLLDDMNQRTTAAVRTPAGCTTPFEVVTGVRQGAVAGPFLFNFAIDDIMRRTVD